A stretch of Gossypium hirsutum isolate 1008001.06 chromosome A06, Gossypium_hirsutum_v2.1, whole genome shotgun sequence DNA encodes these proteins:
- the LOC107963324 gene encoding protein PEROXIN-4: MQASRARLFKEYKEVQREKAADPDIQLVCDDSNIFKWTALIKGPSETPYEGGVFQLAFAVPEQYPLQPPQVRFLTKIFHPNVHFKTGEICLDILKNAWSPAWTLQSVCRAIIALMAHPEPDSPLNCDSGNLLRSGDLRGYQSMARMYTRLAAMPKKG; the protein is encoded by the exons ATGCAG GCATCAAGAGCGAGGTTGTTCAAGGAATACAAAGAGGTTCAGCGAGAGAAGGCGGCTGATCCCGATATTCAACTAGTTTGTGATGATTCCAACATATTTAAGTGGACTGCTCTTATCAAG ggaCCATCTGAGACACCTTATGAAGGCGGAGTCTTCCAGCTTGCTTTTGCTGTCCCTGAGCAGTACCCTTTGCAGCCTCCTCAAGTGCGGTTCTTGACAAAAATATTTCATCCCAATGTGCATTTCAAG ACAGGAGAGATTTGCCTTGATATATTGAAGAATGCTTGGAGCCCTGCATGGACACTTCAGTCTGTTTGTAGGGCTATAATAGCTTTGATGGCTCATCCGGAACCTGATAGCCCGCTTAACTGTGATTCAG GCAATCTTTTAAGGTCTGGTGATCTCAGAGGATACCAGTCTATGGCAAGAATGTACACCAGACTTGCTGCCATGCCCAAAAAAGGGTGA